Proteins encoded within one genomic window of Pigmentiphaga sp. H8:
- a CDS encoding ABC transporter ATP-binding protein: MTAVLQAQGLSRHFGALRAIDNVSLSLAPDRIHAVIGTNGAGKSTLIHLLSGELPPTAGRVRLHGRDITGWSQPRRAQAGIGRSYQRNTIFLPLTVRENCRLAAQARTQRPWQFWQPAQGCRASRERADEVMERAGLTAVADKTAANLSHGQKRQLEVAMCLATSPTVLLLDEPLAGMGAEESERMLELLRRLRQGHAILLVEHDMDAVFAVADDITVMVNGSPIASGLPADVRNNPDVQEAYLGSAH, encoded by the coding sequence AGGGCCTGAGCCGCCACTTCGGCGCGCTCAGGGCCATCGACAACGTCTCGCTGTCGCTCGCACCCGACCGCATCCATGCCGTGATCGGCACCAACGGCGCGGGCAAGTCGACCCTCATCCACCTGCTGTCGGGCGAACTGCCGCCCACGGCCGGCCGCGTCCGCCTGCATGGCCGCGACATCACCGGCTGGTCGCAGCCTCGCCGCGCGCAGGCCGGCATAGGGCGCAGCTACCAGCGCAACACGATCTTCCTGCCGCTGACGGTGCGCGAGAACTGCCGGCTGGCCGCGCAGGCGCGCACGCAGCGCCCCTGGCAATTCTGGCAACCGGCCCAGGGCTGCCGCGCCAGCCGCGAACGCGCCGATGAAGTGATGGAGCGCGCCGGCCTGACCGCGGTGGCGGACAAGACCGCCGCCAACCTGTCGCACGGCCAGAAGCGCCAGTTGGAAGTGGCGATGTGCCTGGCCACCTCGCCCACGGTGCTGCTGCTGGACGAACCGCTGGCCGGCATGGGCGCCGAGGAATCCGAACGCATGCTGGAACTGCTGCGGCGGCTGCGGCAAGGCCATGCCATCCTGCTGGTCGAACACGACATGGACGCGGTGTTCGCGGTGGCGGACGACATCACCGTGATGGTCAACGGCAGTCCCATCGCCAGCGGGCTGCCGGCCGACGTGCGCAACAACCCGGACGTCCAGGAAGCCTACCTGGGCTCGGCCCACTGA
- a CDS encoding ABC transporter ATP-binding protein, whose product MEALIDASQVHAWYGSSHILHGVDFRLGRGETVGLLGRNGMGKSTLIRTLLGHVKQRDGRISIGGRDLSRGKPYEAAKAGIAYVPEGRGIFPNLTVKENLVMAARRGSGGQADWTLERVLATFPRLTERMSNLGWQLSGGEQQMLSIGRALMTNPSAIILDEATEGLAPLIVAEIWRVIGDIRRSGLATLVVDRNYRMVMANSDRLVVMEKGRMVLEGQAQDLAHRPEALSRYLGV is encoded by the coding sequence ATGGAAGCGCTCATCGACGCCAGCCAGGTGCACGCCTGGTACGGCAGCAGCCATATCCTGCACGGGGTGGATTTCCGCCTGGGCCGCGGGGAAACCGTCGGCCTGCTGGGACGCAACGGCATGGGGAAATCCACCCTGATCCGCACCCTGCTGGGCCATGTCAAGCAGCGCGACGGACGCATCTCGATCGGCGGCCGCGACCTGTCGCGCGGCAAGCCCTATGAAGCCGCCAAGGCCGGCATCGCCTACGTGCCCGAGGGCCGGGGCATCTTTCCCAACCTGACGGTGAAGGAAAACCTGGTGATGGCGGCGCGGCGCGGCAGCGGCGGCCAGGCCGACTGGACGCTGGAACGCGTGCTGGCCACGTTTCCGCGGCTGACCGAACGCATGAGCAACCTGGGCTGGCAGCTCTCGGGCGGCGAACAGCAGATGCTGTCCATCGGCCGCGCGCTGATGACCAATCCCAGCGCCATCATCCTGGATGAAGCCACCGAAGGGCTGGCGCCGCTGATCGTGGCCGAGATCTGGCGGGTGATCGGCGACATCCGGCGCAGCGGCCTGGCCACCCTGGTGGTGGACCGCAACTACCGGATGGTCATGGCCAATTCCGACCGGCTGGTGGTCATGGAAAAAGGCCGCATGGTGCTGGAAGGCCAGGCGCAGGACCTCGCGCACCGGCCCGAGGCGCTCAGCCGCTACCTGGGGGTGTAG
- the pncB gene encoding nicotinate phosphoribosyltransferase → MIITSLLDTDLYKFTMMQVVLHQFPAAQVEYKYKCRTPGIDLHPYVDEIREEIDALCELRFTQEELDYLGGMRFIKSDFVDFLRLFHLPRRCISVSRSQSPGELDITVQGPWLHTILFEIPVLAIVNEVYFRNNHLVPAYAEGRQRLMSKVELVRGDPALSDFHIADYGTRRRFSKAWHEEVIITLKDQMREHFSGTSNVYFAMKHGLTPLGTMAHEYLQACQGLGPRLRDSQIYGFEVWAREYRGDLGIALSDVYGMSAFLRDFDMYFCKLFDGARHDSGDPFTWGERLLEHYKQNRVDPRTKILVFSDGLTFPLAISLAKHFAGRCITAFGIGTNLTNDLSYQPLQVVMKMVKCNGQPVAKVSDTPEKTMCEDKAYLAYLRQVFEIPPEQVGETADD, encoded by the coding sequence ATGATCATCACGTCTTTGCTGGATACCGACCTCTACAAGTTCACGATGATGCAGGTCGTCCTGCATCAGTTCCCGGCGGCGCAGGTCGAGTACAAGTACAAGTGCCGGACCCCGGGGATAGACTTGCATCCCTATGTGGACGAGATCCGCGAAGAAATCGATGCGCTGTGCGAACTGCGCTTCACCCAGGAGGAACTGGACTACCTCGGCGGCATGCGCTTCATCAAGAGCGATTTCGTCGACTTCCTGAGGCTGTTCCATCTGCCCAGGCGCTGCATCTCGGTGTCCAGGTCGCAGTCGCCGGGAGAGCTCGACATCACCGTTCAGGGGCCGTGGCTGCACACCATCCTGTTCGAGATCCCGGTGCTGGCCATCGTCAACGAGGTCTATTTCCGCAACAACCACCTGGTGCCGGCCTATGCCGAAGGCCGCCAGCGCCTGATGAGCAAGGTGGAACTGGTCCGCGGCGACCCCGCCCTGAGCGATTTCCACATCGCCGACTATGGCACTCGCCGCCGTTTCTCCAAGGCCTGGCACGAGGAAGTGATCATCACGCTCAAGGATCAGATGCGCGAGCATTTCTCGGGCACCAGCAACGTGTATTTCGCGATGAAGCACGGGCTGACGCCGCTGGGCACCATGGCGCACGAATACCTGCAGGCCTGCCAGGGCCTGGGGCCGCGCCTGCGCGACTCGCAAATCTATGGCTTCGAGGTCTGGGCGCGCGAATACCGCGGCGACCTGGGCATCGCGCTGTCCGACGTCTACGGCATGAGCGCCTTCCTGCGCGACTTCGACATGTATTTCTGCAAGCTGTTCGACGGCGCGCGGCACGATTCGGGCGACCCCTTCACCTGGGGCGAGCGCCTGCTGGAGCACTACAAGCAGAACCGCGTGGACCCCCGCACCAAGATACTGGTGTTCTCGGACGGCCTGACCTTCCCGCTGGCGATCAGCCTGGCCAAGCATTTCGCGGGGCGCTGCATCACCGCCTTCGGCATCGGCACCAACCTGACCAACGACCTGAGCTACCAGCCCCTGCAGGTGGTGATGAAGATGGTCAAGTGCAATGGCCAGCCGGTGGCCAAGGTGTCCGACACGCCGGAGAAGACCATGTGCGAGGACAAGGCCTACCTGGCGTACCTGCGGCAGGTGTTCGAGATCCCGCCCGAGCAGGTGGGCGAGACCGCCGACGACTGA
- the panB gene encoding 3-methyl-2-oxobutanoate hydroxymethyltransferase has product MRSTLNVLRKKLAAGRKISMLTCYDAGFAKVMEDAEVDCILVGDTLGMLVQGRDSTLPVLLQDIAYHVSCVARGTRRPFLLADMPFGTYQESPQQALRNAVTLMQAGAQMVKIEGGAELAPTIELLTRSGIPVCGHIGLLPSHVHALGGYRVQGKEDAEARRIVADARAVEAAGAAMMVIEAVPDPVARQVCEAVQLITIGIGASVACSGQVLVLHDMLGLTATPAKFVKNYMVGAPAGGDAVLQAFRRYAQEVETGAFPGAEHVYGMTAGNIGTPYGNQSGS; this is encoded by the coding sequence ATGCGATCCACCCTGAACGTCCTGCGCAAGAAGCTTGCCGCGGGGCGGAAGATTTCCATGCTGACGTGCTATGACGCCGGTTTCGCCAAGGTCATGGAGGATGCCGAGGTCGATTGCATCCTGGTGGGCGACACGCTGGGCATGCTCGTGCAGGGCAGGGATTCGACGCTGCCGGTGCTGTTGCAGGACATCGCCTACCACGTCTCCTGCGTGGCGCGCGGCACTCGCCGCCCCTTCCTGTTGGCCGACATGCCCTTCGGGACTTACCAGGAAAGCCCCCAGCAGGCCCTGCGCAACGCCGTGACGCTGATGCAGGCGGGCGCGCAGATGGTCAAGATCGAGGGCGGGGCCGAGCTGGCGCCCACCATCGAACTCCTGACCCGCAGCGGCATTCCCGTCTGCGGCCACATCGGCCTCCTGCCGTCCCACGTGCACGCGCTGGGCGGCTATCGCGTGCAGGGCAAGGAAGACGCCGAGGCGCGCCGCATCGTGGCCGACGCCCGGGCGGTCGAGGCGGCCGGCGCCGCCATGATGGTGATCGAGGCCGTTCCCGATCCCGTCGCCCGCCAGGTGTGCGAAGCGGTGCAACTGATCACCATCGGCATCGGCGCCTCGGTGGCGTGCTCGGGCCAGGTGCTGGTCCTGCACGACATGCTCGGGCTGACGGCCACGCCCGCCAAGTTCGTTAAGAACTACATGGTCGGGGCGCCCGCAGGAGGCGATGCGGTCCTGCAGGCCTTCCGGCGCTATGCCCAGGAAGTCGAGACCGGCGCCTTTCCCGGCGCGGAGCACGTCTACGGCATGACCGCCGGCAACATCGGCACTCCCTACGGCAACCAGAGCGGTTCGTAG
- the fdxA gene encoding ferredoxin FdxA, with protein sequence MTHVVTENCIKCKYTDCVDVCPVDCFREGPNFLVIDPDECIDCAVCIPECPANAILAEEDVPANQMHFVQINADLSQSWPSITRTKPPLPDADEWKDKEGKLDLLER encoded by the coding sequence ATGACTCACGTCGTCACCGAGAACTGCATCAAGTGCAAATACACCGATTGCGTGGATGTCTGCCCGGTCGACTGCTTTCGCGAAGGCCCGAACTTCCTGGTGATCGACCCTGACGAGTGCATCGACTGCGCCGTCTGTATCCCCGAATGCCCGGCCAATGCCATCCTGGCCGAGGAAGACGTTCCCGCCAACCAGATGCATTTCGTCCAGATCAACGCCGACCTGTCGCAAAGCTGGCCCAGCATCACGCGCACCAAGCCGCCCCTGCCCGACGCCGACGAGTGGAAGGACAAGGAAGGCAAGCTGGATCTCCTAGAGAGGTAG